The DNA segment CATCCGGGCCTTCGAGGCCGGCGAGATCGTTGTCGTCACCGATGATGACGGCCGCGAGAACGAAGGCGACCTGATCGTCGCAGCCGTCCATTGCACGCCGGAAAAAATGGCCTTCATCGTGCGCCACACATCCGGCATCGTTTGCGCACCGATGCCGAAGGAAGAGGCCAAGCGCCTCAACCTCAACGCCATGGTGGCGGAAAACGATGCGGCCCACACCACGGCCTTCACCGTCACCGTCGATTTCAAGCACGGCACGACCACGGGCATTTCGGCCGACGACCGGACGCTGACGGTGCGCAACCTTGCCAATCCGAATGTTGGCGCCGCCGACTTTACCCGCCCCGGCCATATCTTTCCGCTAGTCGCCCGCGAAGGCGGCGTGCTTATGCGGTCGGGCCATACGGAAGCGGCCGTCGATCTCTGCCGCCTTGCCAGCCTGCCGCCGATCGGCGTCATCTGCGAACTGGTCAATGATGACGGCACCGTCACACGCGGGCCGCAGGTCACGGATTTTGCAGAAAAGCACGGCCTGAAGCAGGTTTCCGTTGCCGATCTCATCGCCTACCGGCAGCGCAAGGAAACGCTGATCAATCTGGAAGCGTCCTTCGATGTCGATACTCCCTATGGCAAGGCGAAGGCGCATGCCTATTCGCTGCCCTGGGATCCGATGCAGCATCTCGCCGTCACCTTCGGCGACATCCGCGATGGCGTCGATATCCCCGTGCGCCTGCATCTGGAAAATGTCGCCGCCGACGTCTTCGGCCGCGATTGCCAGCTCGATCCGATCATGAAGCGCATGTCCGAACAGGGCCGCGGCGTCATCGTCTACCTGCGCGAAGGCTCCGTCGGCGTCGGCGTTTCAACCACGGCACGCGCGGGCAAGCATGAGCGCGAAGAGCATAGCGAGGCCCAGGCCCGCGAAAGCGAATGGCTGGAAATCGGACTGGGCGCCCAGATCCTCAAAGACCTCGGCATCACCTCGATCCGCCTGCTCTCCTCGCGCGAACGCCACTATGTCGGCCTGGAAGGTTTTGGTATCGAGATTGCGGCCACCGAAATCATCTGAGCCGGGCGCAATGAGCATTCTGGGGCCACCGGTCGGGACATGACCGGTGGCTTCTTTGTTTTTACCGGGAATGACGGCGCACCGATTGGATCTGGAACTGAAGGAAGAATTAAGCATACTCGCCAGGACGACGGTTGGATGTTCGAACATGGCCATTTTACAGACGGCACAGCTGACGCTCAGCCCCTGCTGCCCGGACGATAGCGCTGATTTCATCAATCTGGAGCTTGATCCCGAGGTCATGCGCTTTTTGAAC comes from the Pararhizobium qamdonense genome and includes:
- the ribB gene encoding 3,4-dihydroxy-2-butanone-4-phosphate synthase gives rise to the protein MPFDQKRVADAIRAFEAGEIVVVTDDDGRENEGDLIVAAVHCTPEKMAFIVRHTSGIVCAPMPKEEAKRLNLNAMVAENDAAHTTAFTVTVDFKHGTTTGISADDRTLTVRNLANPNVGAADFTRPGHIFPLVAREGGVLMRSGHTEAAVDLCRLASLPPIGVICELVNDDGTVTRGPQVTDFAEKHGLKQVSVADLIAYRQRKETLINLEASFDVDTPYGKAKAHAYSLPWDPMQHLAVTFGDIRDGVDIPVRLHLENVAADVFGRDCQLDPIMKRMSEQGRGVIVYLREGSVGVGVSTTARAGKHEREEHSEAQARESEWLEIGLGAQILKDLGITSIRLLSSRERHYVGLEGFGIEIAATEII